From Gossypium raimondii isolate GPD5lz chromosome 11, ASM2569854v1, whole genome shotgun sequence:
TCTGGACTCAATTCATCATTATCCAATAATCTCAAAATCAATTCTAACTTCATTATATGAGCTTTGTGCCGGGTAATTGATGTCTCCAAGTGTGTCTGAAGGGCAAAAACAACAAAAGGAAACAAAGTTACATCAAAACAACATATGTAGTCTCAAAATGTATCTTCTCGTTCAGTTCTACCAGTCTAGGTGGTTTTGTCTTCCCTTTCTTCACAGAAAGCCCTTCAATCTCAGCTTCAAAACTATCAATCTGGGATTCCAACTCTCCAACCTGCTCAGGGAAAGAGTTCACATTACATGCTAGTTTCGATTCACTAAGCATAAGTGCCTCCAAAACAACATTATATACAGAGAGAAGTTCCAGGCTAGTGgaagttaaaatgattttttttttgaaaaaatacaacagaaagaaaatattatggGTATAACCAATGAGTTGCAGCATTTAAGACGCAAGCAAGAAAAGGGGGCAAAAAGGTTAGATTTCATACCACATTGTTCAACCAATCCCTTGTCTCTGATTTAGCCTTCTCCTTTGGATCCTACAATGAAATTGATGCATCACAGATAGTAAAGCAAAATGTACAATACCGAGACTGCATGCTTccaatcaatattaatatcatCAAGTGAGGTGGAAGGTTTCAAGATGTAaagatttatataaaaagcTGGCCAAGATGTAAGGAATACgtagggaaaagaaaaaggggatcAATCTTGTATGTTTTACTACCAACACAAGCCCACAACTATTTTTGACTAAGATGGTTGAATATCAAACACCAACAAGGTCAAGTATAAAATTACACCAATTAGAGGTCTGTACTCCACTCTATCCCAGAATGAACCACTAGTTTTCTATTTTAGAACACTAACAGGTAATCATTTTGCCATGCGTGCAATGGCACAATATAAACCCGTACAGCAGACTCCATGTACAGACAAAAGGCTTAGTTATTCCTATGTTACCTAAAACACAGATCGGTCTGGTACGAGGAACGAAAATGGGAGCACAAATCGCTAATTGTTTGGAACATAATTCGATAAGGTAGTCTTCTTTGGTTCGTTTAGCAGgaacaaaatatgattttttggtTCGTTTATTAGGAccaaaatacaatttatcagtacattaaaagtttttataatatatatttcaccttaattaaaataatataaaaacatattatataaataaaaaaattaattttcataaatttattgataaaaaattataaaaacattttatatttttgagaaatataacaataattatagCTTAACGCAACAAACAAACCATTTATCGACAATCTTTAAAGGAAATAGATTGATAGAAGCACAACAATTTTTAATACTtcgtttaaaaaataaataaagaaagaagacATTTATTATTCGGTGGCTTCTCTGGTTGAAGCCCTCTTCTGTAAGCTCGATTCATTGAATTGGATTGTAAACAATTGGGATCGGTcgatcaaatttgaaaaatacagcATGTAGAGTGATTAAGGTAACTCTGGTTTTTTCTTACAATTCATTAATAGATAATAAAACAATCAAGAGCTATGCATTGCATTGGTGCTTACAGTTTTAGGCTGTTGACCCAAGCCTTCTTTAGAGAATGCTTTTGTCTTAGTCTCTTTTTCACATATCTTAAATCTTTCCATTTCACGCTCAATTTGTTTCCGAGCATCCACCAGGGCCTGCTCATAAGATGCACTAACCTATGTTGACAgaagtcaaaagaaaaaaagaacaatcATCAGTTTCAAATCAATAAGAACAATTATcgtaataataaaaatcttaagCATCACTAGAGGTAAAGGTGATTCACAGCACCACATAAACACAGTGTGAAAACAGTAACAACTAACAAATGCAATTACAATTACAAGTACAAGTACAagaattatttgatgaaaaCATAATGAATCAAAACAATCACTTAAAGAGACAAGGGATACAAGTAACGAACTTTTTTATCCTTGATCTCACTGGACTGAATCCATGTCTTGATCTGGTCCCTGTACCTTTGCAGCTTTTTGATTTCCTTCTTCAAGTCTGCCTCAAACTTTTCCTTCTGATTCGCATTATCAGTATCATAAACCTAACACAACAtacaatccaaaaaaaaaaaaaaacaatttactCAACAGTTCGAGTTGCGATTTTTCACTATAGATAAACTAAGAGTCGAACGAAAAAAAACATCATTCGATTCTTCGACACgtctttcttcctttttaaattaagaaaatgaatggaaaacaaTCTAATCATTAATCGAGAAAATCAATAAGCCAAATTTAAAATAGTTCAAGAACACTATAGTCACAGCAATGTTCGCTTCAATTTCACAGGAACTAAAACTAGAACTATCATTTAAGCGTCTACTTCCCAGCATTTCCTCGGAAACCAAACAGAACaggtaaaacaaaaaaaagaaaaaggaaaatgaaaatgaaaaggcATATTTGCATTCATGAAGCTTCAACGGCAACCTTGTTCCAGATGCTATCGAAGACATCAACGCCTTCCTGGACCTTCTTCAGAACACGATCGATTTCTCCTTGAAGCTTGCGACTCGCTCCCATTCCGGAATCGGAATGTTTCGAGGGCGAATTACAGAGAACTTatttcaaaatgataaaatgaaaaaaccCTAGCAATGATTGATTTTTCGATTTTACGCGTCGAGTGAGAATTTCCGTTACCCAGTAAGTTTTAAGAGCGTTTCAATCCTAAAACAATTAATAAGAAGAAGACGGTATATATATCGGGAATTCGGGATTCGGGAGTGGGAACAATGGAGTCCCATACGGCATCGTTTCAATacataaaaggttaaaaatgggCCGAACCGTTTTATTACAAAAAGCCCAAACACTTCTAACTTTTCTTTACTGTTACCAATgatttaaaaggaaatatattttttttaaaattttctatttattttaatttcataattaacctTGAGAAGACATATTTtactcatttaaatttaatgaatgaTTTTTTCCTAAAGCATTTACCGGAGCGAACCTAATCattaatattatgtattttataagcTTGTTAAGAGATGAATCgccataaattttaaaactgtttCATATCTAATATAAGGATTGAACCTTTAAAATAAGAGAAACATTACGATTagagaaataaatttaagttttggaATCAAATAATATTGATTTCCATCATCTctcaaacaaaaaataacatattgatttcatcaattatataatatatattagcatgttaaattaaaaagttatgaTGTACAAACGAAAAGCAAAGTCTTTGAGCACTTAATAACACTAATGCTCAAATCAGATCAGTCCATCATGTTCCATTACATGAAAAACACAGTGATTAGCTGCTAATATCTATATGTTTTATGTAGTTGCTGCaaacttttattcaattaaagatTGAATtgggttttggtttttttcaAGTTGATCATAGATGAATCACAAAGTACAGCATTCTTCTCCGAGCCTCCGGTTCCGATGGAACTCCGGTCACTTTCTGTTTATCTACCTACGAAGATCGATTGATGGATCCCTTTTCAGTTCCAGCTGAGGCCATTCAAATCAAACTGTTTGCAGCTTGAAGCAGCATCAACTTCTTCATGGACATTTAAATCCAGCTTTGTTGCAAAATAAGGTAGTCTATTAACTGTTTGCAGCTTGAAACCTTCTTGATCTTCATTTCTGCCATTAAATTTCCCCTCAGAGAAGCTGCCATGCCCTTTCTCTCCTTGTAATCCTACACTCATGGATAAATCACTGGTACTTCTATCAGCAAAGAACATTCTTCTTTCTGCATCATTGCCTAGTTTCATGTCGGTGAACGGTTTCAGCTCGGTTTGTGGTACCAACCGATCTTCCGGGACATGATCTCTTTGCTCCATGAATGAAGTGCTGTTGTAAGTTCTTAAAAAAATCCCATTGTTGTGTATTTCTTGCTCTTTCTGAGATCCATCACATGATGTCAAGCAACTATCCATTGAACAATCAGTAGGTGGAGTTGCTTGTGTTTGTCCTTGCTGGGGACATAAACCTTGCAAGTCTTTCAAATCCGAAAAAGCGGAGTTCAGGCATTGGTTGGACACTTTGGACACTAATTCAGATAGCTGAACTTTGGCTGCTTCAAGTCCCATGTTACCCAAATTTTGTCTTCCAAGTGTCTCTTGAGCTTTCTCCAACACTGCCTGTAAATATTTCCCTTGAGCCTCAATACGAAGCTGTAAATGTCGCTGCACCTGGTTCGATATCGAACTTATCAGACCATGGCTTAACTCAACTACAATAAAAAGCATTACCAAAAGGAATGTTATGTACCTCAAGCTGTTCATGCAGCCTTCTCTGCACTTCGATTTGCATTTGCAACGCTTCGCCGATCTGTAATCCTCTGTAGTTCATCAACATCAAAGTCAATAcatgaagaaaaagatgattGAATGCAAAACTATATGTGAAATGATTATTAATCATTAATCATCTTACTTGTTTGTTTGAGGGCCAATACTTAAGTTATTCATGTGAGTTCCAGTTGCTTCAGACATTCTATCACCTGTCATTGCAACAGCACCTATGTCCATTGagtttaaattgttaattatcaaaaaaaatgaaaagctctaaactcaaaattagCATTTGAAGTTTACTATATCCATTTTATAAGATGAAGGGGAACACAGTCATCTTACCTATCTTGTTGCTGCCATTATTAGCTTGTCCATGGAGATTCTTACTGAGTCTGTATTTCTGCAGCCAAAAGGAGAGATCTAATTAGCCCttgtaaaatataaactaaCTCGTCTGCACCGTGAAACCCGAGGTTTCACTGGATGATGTCGATAAATTACCTGCAGATGACTCTTGAGATGGTATAAGGTAAGGCCAGGAATCCCCATTAGTTTCATTACTGTTTTAGGAGTAGCCTCTGCAACacaagtgaaaagaaaaaggtgcAATCATTTGTATTAGCCTAAGACAGTTTATGCATGGATTTAATCTGGGATTTGTTCAGATTTTGTGTACTCACTGTCAGCGCCTCCGAGCTGATTGACAGCCTCGATGAACCGCTCATGAAGATCGGGCGTCCACTTGAGTCTTGGCTTGGCGTCGGTTGAAAGAACAAGACCAGAATCTCCAGGGCCATTCCCTCCTTGAAGGAACAAATGCCTCTCAGGGTGGATGTTCTTCCCTTGATGTTGGTACATTTTTCTGTCTCCAAAAGAAAGTACTCAAACATGTAAGTTGTTAAGGCTTGTTGTTGAACCAGATACAACTAAATAACCATGCTCGGTACACGTATCGGCTTCGTTCTTTTACCTGATCCAGTCGCTTCGATCTTCTGTTCTTCAAGTTTTCCACAGACTGCTCTTACTTAATTACTTGTTTTATAACCAAGTCTTACAAGCCAAAGATGAACCCCCAAGCAGGGCTTTTTATAAAGCAAGATAAGAGAAGCATAGAATCTGGGACACAAGTAATGGAAAAACCTGACCGAATCCAATATTCACAGTGAGTGAAAAATCAACATTGCCCCTTCTACTTTGTTAACTGTGGGCCAAATCTACTTTCCATTCTAAGACAGTACAAGCCATTTGAATTCCTCAAAACACCTCAGGACTTGCACTAGGAATCGATCCaccaaatataatatatgtatatgtatatatgtatgaatgtatgtatgtatgtatgtatgtatgtatgtacgtATTCGTCCCTACTGGCAAAGGCAAAGAATCATATTCCCAGATATTAGAGTTGGGGAGTCGGATTAGGGGAATCCACTATGTTGTGTTTGAGAGCTCTTCCATGGTCTCAATTTCAAAGAAGATTCTTCAACTCTTATACCTTTGTTCTTCACCTTGTtgtcgattttttttttttttgctttcagGTTGTCAATGTATGCACACAATGCAACTAATGAGAATATAAATAAGGT
This genomic window contains:
- the LOC105804745 gene encoding myb-related protein 2 isoform X2, yielding MYQHQGKNIHPERHLFLQGGNGPGDSGLVLSTDAKPRLKWTPDLHERFIEAVNQLGGADKATPKTVMKLMGIPGLTLYHLKSHLQKYRLSKNLHGQANNGSNKIGDRMSEATGTHMNNLSIGPQTNKGLQIGEALQMQIEVQRRLHEQLEVQRHLQLRIEAQGKYLQAVLEKAQETLGRQNLGNMGLEAAKVQLSELVSKVSNQCLNSAFSDLKDLQGLCPQQGQTQATPPTDCSMDSCLTSCDGSQKEQEIHNNGIFLRTYNSTSFMEQRDHVPEDRLVPQTELKPFTDMKLGNDAERRMFFADRSTSDLSMSVGLQGEKGHGSFSEGKFNGRNEDQEGFKLQTVNRLPYFATKLDLNVHEEVDAASSCKQFDLNGLSWN
- the LOC105804745 gene encoding myb-related protein 2 isoform X1; amino-acid sequence: MYQHQGKNIHPERHLFLQGGNGPGDSGLVLSTDAKPRLKWTPDLHERFIEAVNQLGGADKATPKTVMKLMGIPGLTLYHLKSHLQKYRLSKNLHGQANNGSNKIGAVAMTGDRMSEATGTHMNNLSIGPQTNKGLQIGEALQMQIEVQRRLHEQLEVQRHLQLRIEAQGKYLQAVLEKAQETLGRQNLGNMGLEAAKVQLSELVSKVSNQCLNSAFSDLKDLQGLCPQQGQTQATPPTDCSMDSCLTSCDGSQKEQEIHNNGIFLRTYNSTSFMEQRDHVPEDRLVPQTELKPFTDMKLGNDAERRMFFADRSTSDLSMSVGLQGEKGHGSFSEGKFNGRNEDQEGFKLQTVNRLPYFATKLDLNVHEEVDAASSCKQFDLNGLSWN